A window from Gossypium raimondii isolate GPD5lz chromosome 7, ASM2569854v1, whole genome shotgun sequence encodes these proteins:
- the LOC105804737 gene encoding chromatin modification-related protein EAF1 B isoform X6, giving the protein MHGCSLGSALLLNAEVDSMGGVVDSGVDIGVKTSLRRAAIEKAQAELRQEYVVREERRRELEFLEKGGNPLDFKFGNAASVSVQSTSLTNQQAEHLVTSDAKGSFAPTASPHGDSVESSGRPGIPAVCEPSSADSLLLFSGENELPEGERKSMNSRKWNTVFPSEQSSRMDGAQNTKESEDSAIFRPYARRNRSKINRDGARSSPKDIVQGRGGHGPCLPAHVASKDVKALTSETNKQKGKNIHCVDATKLTTSDGDLASKMITSDNQFNMAFDGGQATEETTDQSKGDISESKVDVTFSKSLIDDLHKETAQVEADKSPVNLVPAESDLVAGKEQGVSTGLEESPATGTTKAENGTGYNQLNGFGDAKRDEEKPIEGQNSSVAIGMKGLDSVSSCTQNSLRLDVNNDKDVYINPKNVDSNGKLVEQTSEKEESLNLAVGEMARQNSEIKAVDNVAVVLDTYRSVIQNDSLNDSTVKVVEETRSELQNEVSCLSNDEAQRSSHAVSEAEREVSTVPGDNSNSYKENFSSSLPQGKMDNSICEIPDTTLLGITSIAIPDTQASLDNHVKVVDKAHEDSIMEEAGIIEAKRKRIAELSVASLSMENCQKSHWDFVLEEMAWLANDFAQERLWKMTAAAQICRRVTFTLRLQLEEKNQYWKLRKAALILANAVMDFWHSAQLLLNSRDASLGPKNCGYDLVGSQADEVLKNNNAELDMDTNKEQQQHPGNDNELAIQAYALRFLKYSSSSVPSRQADTAATSDRIFDSSIMDSSWDEHLTEESLFYAVPSGAMETYRRSIEFYLVQTEKIESNVQEVVETSVYDAGAEFPYGNFVYDEDEGETSMYYLPGAFQGSKSSKLNQKKRTMKIMKSYPPARSYEMGSDLPYGNCAQQSTLMGKRPASGLNVGPIPTKRVRTGPRQRVLSLFSCAAAAGGLQAPTKTDASSGDNNSFQDDQSTLNGGFQIEKSTEVESVGNFESQLQNDRAEPPTKAKKKKKTKNLGSAYDEGWQLESTHNELGNYSKKRPESSHFDSNGTSGLFGQHNAKKLKIMKQQLDNTFDITSNGSIPSPVGSQMSNMSNSSKIIRLMHVSDKSRKAKTPKMSAAQPGSSTPWSLLEDQALVVLVHDMGPNWDLVSDAINSTLQLKCIFLKPKECKERYKILMDRSGDGADSADDLMSSQSYPSTLPGIPKGSARQLFQRLQGPVEEETLKSHFEKIILVGKKQHYRRCQHDNQDLKQIVPVHNSHVKSLSEVCPNNLNGGVLTPLDFCDAPASSKDVLPLGYQASSLAISNQGAVGPRLPASGANSSLQGSSNAVLGSNLSSPSATLDASVRDGRFGVPRTSLPADEQHRVQQHNPVLSGRNVQQSKLTLPGAISGSDRGVLMLAGGNGVGMMCGINRNMPMSRPGFQGMVSSTMLNSGSMLSSNLVGMPSPGNMHSGPGSGQGNSTLRPRDTIHMMQPGHSPENQRQMVVPELQLHVQENSQGIAAFNGLTSAYPNQSTPSPVQSYPGHPQKSHGLNNSLQGSNGSQQQAYAMRLAKERQRQQQQQQQQQSHMHQQHQKFAVSNALKPHVRPQTQLPVSSLQSSSQIQSPASTQAVSLSPLTPSTPITPMSLHQQQKNHLVPRGLGRSSRPGASGLNNQIGQQQQRQLQQQQFQQSGRHHPQQRQQTQSQQQAKLLKGAGRGNMQVHQNLSVDPSPLNGLSMASSNQAAEKGEQMMHLMQGQGLYSGSVMSPVQPSKPPVSSQSMNHSQPQKKLLSGAVPPSTKYLQQMAAHSDNSSQVQVSTAPSGHTQSDVHQSVLPAAMGPNCQHLQLQSQSHKKQVNQSQPTVKRMIQQNQQVNSDPSSKSQAEPAQADQQPMSNASLMGTATTMAMPQAAIDSADNVSVVSPSVGPQWKPSESVCDLGLPNVATQVGSMGSPPHPNSARSDSLPSVSQVLGKRQLSGSLPSNGSTDGAQWPQQPQIQQSSTLPPSQQPYQQLQNQHSLLPQQQPLQQQSQQQTLHLQTVQGSLYHRPSNSKLE; this is encoded by the exons ATGCATGGATGCAGCTTGGGATCTGCATTGTTATTAAATGCTGAGGTTGATTCTATGGGAGGGGTTGTTGACAGCGGAGTTGACATTGGTGTCAAGACCTCCCTGCGTAGAGCAGCTATTGAGAAGGCTCAAGCAGAGCTTAG GCAGGAGTATGTTGTTCGTGAGGAAAGGAGAAGGGAACTAGAGTTTCTTGAGAAA GGTGGCAATCCGTTGGATTTCAAATTTGGCAATGCAGCTTCAGTTAGTGTCCAGTCTACTTCTCTCACTAATCAGCAAGCAGAACATTTGGTTACCAG TGATGCAAAAGGTAGTTTTGCACCCACTGCCTCACCTCATGGTGATTCCGTAGAGAGTAGTGGAAGACCAGGGATTCCTGCAGTTTGTGAACCCAGTAGTGCTGACAGTCTCTTACTATTTTCTGGTGAAAATGAGTTGCCTGAAGGTGAAAGGAAGTCTATGAATTCTCGTAAGTGGAATACTGTTTTTCCATCAGAGCAATCTTCTCGAATGGATGGAGCTCAAAATACCAAGGAATCAGAAGATTCTGCTATTTTTCGCCCATATGCTCGAAGGAACAGGTCCAAAATAAATCGAGATGGAGCACGATCTAGTCCAAAAGATATTGTTCAGGGTCGAGGTGGTCATGGCCCTTGTTTACCTGCTCATGTAGCATCGAAGGATGTGAAGGCTTTGACTTCTGAAACAAATAAGCAAAAGGGAAAGAACATACACTGTGTCGATGCCACAAAATTGACAACTTCAGATGGTGATTTGGCTTCAAAGATGATAACTTCTGATAATCAGTTCAACATGGCGTTTGATGGTGGTCAGGCTACAGAAGAAACAACTGATCAATCAAAAGGTGATATATCCGAAAGCAAGGTTGATGTCACATTTTCTAAAAGCTTGATCGATGACCTGCATAAGGAAACTGCTCAAGTTGAGGCTGATAAATCTCCAGTTAACTTGGTTCCTGCAGAGTCTGATCTTGTTGCAGGGAAGGAGCAGGGAGTTTCAACTGGTCTTGAAGAATCACCTGCAACAGGTACAACAAAAGCTGAAAATGGAACTGGTTATAACCAGCTAAATGGGTTTGGTGATGCCAAAAGAGATGAGGAAAAACCAATTGAAGGGCAAAATAGCAGTGTGGCAATAGGGATGAAGGGATTAGATTCAGTGTCCTCTTGCACTCAAAACAGTTTAAGATTAGATGTAAATAATGATAAAGATGtatatataaatccaaaaaatgTTGATTCTAATGGAAAGCTCGTGGAGCAAACATCAGAAAAAGAGGAGTCACTAAACTTAGCTGTTGGTGAAATGGCAAGACAAAACAGTGAGATTAAGGCTGTTGATAATGTTGCTGTTGTTCTTGATACTTATAGATCTGTGATTCAAAATGACTCTCTGAATGATTCTACTGTCAAAGTGGTGGAAGAAACTAGATCTGAATTGCAAAATGAGGTGAGCTGTCTATCCAATGATGAGGCACAACGAAGTAGTCATGCTGTATCAGAAGCTGAAAGGGAAGTTAGTACTGTGCCAGGTGATAATTCTAACTCCTACAAGGAAAACTTTTCGTCTAGTTTGCCTCAAGGTAAAATGGACAACAGTATTTGTGAGATTCCTGACACAACTTTGTTAGGAATAACCTCTATTGCTATTCCTGACACTCAAGCTAGTTTGGATAATCATGTGAAAGTGGTGGACAAGGCACATGAAGATTCCATTATGGAAGAGGCAGGGATTATAGAG GCTAAGCGGAAAAGAATTGCAGAGTTATCTGTTGCTAGCTTATCTATGGAGAACTGCCAAAAATCTCACTGGGACTTTGTTCTTGAGGAAATGGCATGGTTGGCAAATGATTTTGCTCAG GAGCGTCTTTGGAAGATGACTGCTGCTGCTCAAATATGTAGACGTGTTACTTTTACTTTGCGATTGCAACTTGAAGAAAAGAATCAGTATTGGAAACTCAGAAAAGCAGCTTTAATCCTAGCTAATGCTGTCATGGACTTTTGGCATTCAGCACAGTTGCTTCTAAATAGTAGGGATGCAAGTCTTGGTCCAAAAAACTGTGGCTATGATCTAGTGGGATCACAGGCTGATGAAGTTCTTAAGAACAACAATGCAGAACTTGATATG GATACAAATAAGGAGCAGCAGCAGCACCCTGGAAATGACAATGAACTTGCTATTCAGGCATATGCtcttagatttttaaaatatagcaGTTCCTCTGTTCCATCACGTCAAGCTGATACAGCAGCAACTTCTGACAGGATATTTGACTCAAGCATTATGGACAGCTCTTGGGATGAACACCTAACTGAA GAAAGCCTCTTCTATGCAGTTCCTTCAGGTGCTATGGAAACCTACCGAAGatctattgaattttatttggtACAGACTGAG AAAATTGAGAGTAACGTGCAAGAGGTGGTTGAAACATCTGTTTATGATGCTGGAGCCG AGTTTCCATATGGCAACTTTGTGTATGATGAGGATGAAGGAGAAACAAGTATGTATTATTTGCCTGGAGCCTTTCAAGGTAGCAAATCGTCAAAACTAAACCAGAAGAAGCGGacaatgaaaattatgaaatcatATCCTCCTGCAAGATCATATGAAATGGGTTCTGATTTGCCTTATGGAAACTGTGCTCAACAATCAACCTTAATGGGTAAAAGGCCTGCAAGTGGTCTAAATGTTGGTCCAATTCCAACGAAACGTGTTCGCACTGGTCCCAGGCAGAGGGTTTTAAGTCTTTTTAGCTGTGCAGCTGCTGCTGGGGGTTTACAAGCTCCAACAAAAACAGATGCTTCTAGTGGAGATAATAATTCTTTTCAGGATGATCAGAGTACTTTGAATGGAGGATTCCAGATCGAGAAAAGCACAGAGGTTGAATCAGTTGGGAACTTTGAAAGTCAGCTACAAAATGACCGTGCAGAACCACCAACAAAagctaaaaagaagaaaaaaaccaaGAATCTT GGTTCTGCATATGATGAGGGTTGGCAACTTGAATCTACTCATAATGAACTG GGGAATTATTCCAAAAAGAGACCTGAGAGTTCTCATTTTGATTCTAATGGAACCAGCG GTTTATTTGGGCAACATAATGCCAAGAAGCTGAAGATAATGAAGCAACAGCTAGATAACACTTTTGACATCACTTCAAATGGATCAATCCCTTCACCAGTAGGGTCCCAGATGAGTAACATGTCCAACTCCAGCAAAATCATCAGATTAATGCATGTTTCTGACAAGAGTAGAAAAGCCAAAACACCCAAg ATGTCTGCTGCTCAGCCTGGTTCTAGTACTCCATGGTCATTACTTGAAGATCAG GCACTTGTTGTCCTTGTACATGACATGGGTCCAAATTGGGATCTCGTAAGTGATGCCATCAACAGTACCCTTCAACTTAAG TGCATATTTCTCAAGCCTAAAGAATGTAAGGAACGCTACAAGATTTTAATGGATAGGAGTGGAGATGGAGCTGACAGTGCTGATGATTTAATGTCTTCTCAGTCATATCCATCCACATTACCTGGCATTCCAAAG GGAAGTGCTAGACAGTTGTTTCAACGTCTGCAAGGGCCAGTAGAAGAGGAGACTCTTAagtctcattttgaaaaaattatacttGTTGGCAAGAAACAGCACTACCGGCGGTGTCAG CATGATAACCAGGATTTGAAGCAGATAGTGCCGGTCCACAATTCTCATGTTAAGTCTCTTTCAGAAGTCTGCCCAAATAACCTAAATGGAGGGGTTCTAAC GCCTCTCGATTTTTGTGATGCCCCTGCATCAAGCAAAGATGTTCTTCCTCTAGGATATCAGGCTAGTAGTTTAGCAATATCGAATCAAGGAGCTGTGGGACCAAGGCTTCCTGCATCTGGAGCAAATTCGTCGCTGCAGGGATCTTCTAATGCGGTTCTTGGCAGTAATTTATCATCACCCTCTGCTACACTCGATGCTTCTGTGAG GGATGGTAGATTTGGTGTTCCAAGAACATCTTTGCCAGCTGATGAGCAGCATAGAGTGCAGCAACATAATCCAGTCTTATCTGGCAGGAATGTCCAGCAGTCCAAATTGACTCTCCCTGGGGCTATTTCTGGGTCAGATCGTGGGGTTCTTATGCTGGCTGGTGGAAATGGTGTGGGCATGATGTGTGGAATAAATAGAAACATGCCAATGTCAAGGCCAGGCTTTCAAGGAATGGTATCATCAACAATGCTAAATTCTGGCAGCATGCTCTCCTCCAATTTGGTGGGAATGCCTAGCCCTGGAAATATGCACTCTGGACCAGGTTCTGGTCAAGGAAACTCTACATTGAGACCTCGGGATACCATTCACATGATGCAA CCTGGTCACAGTCCAGAGAACCAGAGGCAAATGGTGGTACCTGAGCTCCAACTGCACGTTCAAGAGAACAGCCAGGGAATTGCTGCCTTCAATGGGTTGACTTCTGCTTACCCTAATCAATCAACCCCATCGCCTGTTCAGTCATATCCAGGTCATCCCCAGAAGTCCCATGGGCTGAACAACTCTCTTCAGGGTTCTAATGGTTCACAGCAGCAAGCATATGCCATGCGCCTTGCTAAAGAAAGGCAAaggcagcagcagcagcagcagcagcagcagtcTCATATGCATCAGCAACATCAAAAGTTTGCTGTATCTAATGCTTTGAAGCCACATGTCCGACCTCAGACTCAACTTCCCGTATCTTCTCTTCAGAGTAGTTCCCAGATTCAATCTCCAGCTTCAACTCAGGCAGTATCGCTTTCCCCTCTAACACCATCTACGCCAATAACTCCTATGTCATTACATCAGCAACAAAAAAACCACTTGGTGCCTCGTGGGCTTGGTAGGAGTTCCCGACCTGGTGCTAGTGGGTTGAACAATCAGATAGGCCAGCAACAACAGCGGCAGCTTCAACAACAGCAGTTTCAACAATCTGGAAGGCACCACCCTCAGCAACGGCAACAAACACAATCTCAGCAGCAAGCTAAACTTTTGAAGGGAGCAGGGAGGGGGAACATGCAGGTGCATCAGAACCTTTCTGTTGATCCTTCTCCTCTGAATGGCCTTAGCATGGCCTCTAGCAACCAAGCTGCTGAGAAAGGAGAGCAGATGATGCACTTAATGCAAGGTCAGGGCCTGTATTCTGGGTCTGTTATGAGCCCTGTCCAACCATCTAAACCTCCAGTTTCTTCTCAGTCCATGAATCATTCCCAGCCACAGAAAAAGCTACTTTCTGGGGCAGTACCCCCTTCTACAAAGTATCTCCAGCAGATGGCTGCACATTCTGATAATAGTTCTCAAGTTCAGGTTTCCACAGCGCCTTCTGGTCATACACAATCAGATGTGCATCAGTCTGTCCTGCCAGCAGCTATGGGTCCAAACTGCCAGCACTTGCAGCTACAGTCACAATCACATAAAAAGCAAGTTAATCAAAGCCAGCCTACTGTTAAAAGGATGATTCAGCAGAATCAACAAGTGAATTCTGATCCTTCCAGCAAATCTCAAGCTGAGCCAGCCCAAGCTGACCAACAGCCCATGAGTAATGCTTCACTTATGGGTACAGCCACAACAATGGCAATGCCTCAGGCTGCCATTGATTCAGCTGACAATGTATCGGTTGTTTCTCCTTCTGTTGGCCCTCAGTGGAAACCATCAGAATCAGTGTGTGATCTGGGTTTGCCAAATGTGGCCACTCAAGTGGGATCCATGGGGAGCCCTCCTCATCCAAATTCTGCTCGTAGTGATTCGCTACCTTCTGTCAGCCAAGTGTTAGGGAAGAGACAATTATCAGGTAGTCTACCCTCTAATGGGAGTACTGATGGGGCACAGTGGCCACAACAGCCACAGATACAACAATCTTCCACATTGCCACCATCTCAACAACCTTACCAGCAGTTACAAAATCAGCATAGTTTGCTGCCACAACAGCAGCCATTGCAACAGCAGTCGCAACAGCAAACTCTGCATCTACAAACAGTACAGGGAAGCTTGTATCACAGGCCTTCTAATTCTAAGCTGGAATGA